One Yimella lutea DNA window includes the following coding sequences:
- a CDS encoding ABC transporter ATP-binding protein, with the protein MQSLTKDSSVKGNKLKKGTTKRVLSYATPYKRRIAVFLVLVVLDALLVIATPLILKEIIDKGVVPQDKELIVWLAVAAAVVAVLDAALGIVQRWLSAGLGEGLIYDLRREVFGHVLRQPIAFFTRAQTGALVTRLNSDVIGAQQAFTSVMSNVVSNAVSLVVIIIAMALLSWQLTLGALVLVPFFLIPTRIMGRRLAGLTRSQMVENADLGARMTERFNVAGALLVKLFGRPATEDEEYAERAAKVRDIGVSIAVQRAILLIGLTLLASLATAMVYGIGGVMAVEGALTIGTLLALAALLGRLYTPLTALSNVRVDVMTALVSFERVFEILDLKPLVEEAENPRELPSGALEVELQDVTFAYPTSDKVSLESLEMRSADKGGGSAVLQDISLYAKAGEVVALVGPSGAGKTTITGLVARLYDPTSGTVRVGGEDLRDVSFESLRDRVGVVTQEAHMFHDSIRGNLLYAKPDATDAQLQDALRAANVWGLIERLPHGLETVVGDRGHRLSGGEKQRLAIARLLLKAPSVVILDEATAHLDSESEVLVQRALDNALAGRTAVVIAHRLSTVRNADQILVIDSGRVVQRGKHQELLAAGGLYADLYRTQFSDDTARVDQA; encoded by the coding sequence ATGCAGTCGCTGACGAAGGACTCGTCGGTGAAGGGCAACAAGCTCAAGAAGGGCACCACGAAGCGGGTGCTGTCGTACGCGACTCCGTACAAGCGACGGATCGCGGTGTTCCTCGTCCTTGTGGTGCTCGACGCCTTGCTGGTGATCGCAACGCCGTTGATCCTCAAGGAGATCATCGACAAGGGCGTGGTGCCGCAGGACAAGGAGCTGATCGTCTGGCTGGCGGTCGCGGCCGCCGTGGTGGCGGTCCTGGACGCCGCGCTCGGGATCGTCCAACGCTGGTTGTCGGCCGGGCTCGGCGAGGGACTGATCTACGACCTGCGCCGTGAGGTGTTCGGGCACGTGCTGCGTCAGCCGATCGCGTTCTTCACCCGCGCCCAGACCGGTGCGCTGGTCACCCGACTCAACTCCGACGTCATCGGCGCCCAGCAGGCGTTCACGTCCGTGATGTCGAATGTGGTCTCGAACGCCGTCAGTCTCGTCGTCATCATCATCGCGATGGCGCTGCTGTCCTGGCAGCTCACGCTCGGTGCCCTTGTGCTCGTGCCCTTCTTCCTCATCCCGACCCGCATCATGGGTCGCCGGTTGGCGGGACTCACCCGCTCGCAGATGGTCGAGAACGCCGATCTCGGTGCTCGGATGACCGAGCGCTTCAACGTCGCCGGCGCATTGCTGGTCAAGCTGTTCGGCCGCCCGGCCACGGAGGACGAGGAGTACGCGGAACGCGCGGCGAAGGTGCGCGACATCGGCGTGAGCATCGCCGTCCAGCGCGCCATCCTGCTCATCGGCCTCACCTTGCTGGCGTCGTTGGCCACCGCGATGGTTTACGGCATCGGTGGCGTCATGGCCGTCGAGGGTGCCCTCACGATCGGCACCTTGCTCGCTCTGGCCGCGCTGCTCGGCCGCCTGTATACACCGCTCACCGCATTGTCGAACGTCCGCGTCGACGTGATGACGGCGCTGGTCTCCTTCGAGCGGGTCTTCGAGATCCTCGACCTGAAGCCCCTGGTCGAAGAAGCCGAGAACCCCCGAGAACTGCCGTCCGGCGCGCTCGAGGTCGAACTGCAGGACGTGACCTTCGCCTACCCGACGTCCGACAAGGTGTCGCTGGAGTCGCTGGAGATGCGAAGTGCCGACAAGGGCGGCGGTTCGGCTGTGCTGCAAGACATTTCACTGTACGCCAAGGCCGGAGAAGTCGTCGCGCTCGTCGGTCCTTCCGGCGCCGGCAAGACGACGATCACCGGCCTGGTCGCTCGCCTGTACGACCCGACCAGCGGCACCGTCCGCGTCGGCGGCGAGGACCTGCGCGATGTCAGCTTCGAGTCGCTGCGCGACCGCGTGGGCGTGGTCACCCAGGAAGCGCACATGTTCCACGACTCGATCCGCGGCAACCTGCTGTACGCCAAGCCCGACGCGACCGACGCACAACTCCAGGACGCCCTGCGCGCCGCGAACGTGTGGGGGCTGATCGAGCGGTTGCCGCACGGTCTGGAGACGGTGGTCGGTGACCGCGGCCACCGGTTGTCAGGTGGGGAGAAGCAACGCCTGGCGATCGCCCGGCTGCTGCTCAAGGCGCCGTCCGTCGTGATCCTGGACGAGGCGACCGCGCACCTCGACAGCGAGAGCGAGGTGCTCGTGCAGCGAGCCCTCGACAACGCCCTCGCCGGACGCACCGCGGTCGTCATCGCTCACCGCCTGTCGACGGTACGCAATGCCGACCAGATCCTGGTGATCGACAGCGGTCGAGTGGTGCAGCGCGGCAAGCACCAGGAACTGCTCGCCGCCGGTGGCCTGTACGCCGACCTGTATCGCACGCAGTTCTCCGACGACACCGCTCGGGTCGACCAGGCCTGA
- the abc-f gene encoding ribosomal protection-like ABC-F family protein → MITAQGIELRAGSRLLVENATFRVAPGDRVGLVGRNGAGKTTLTKVLAGQGIPAAGTVTSSGEVGYLPQDPRTGDLEILARDRILSARGLDSIIRDLRKAEAGMADEDEELREKAMRRYSRLDAEFTAQGGYAAESEAASIASSLSLPERVLGQPLKTLSGGQRRRVELSRILFSGAQTLLLDEPTNHLDADSIIWLRDYLKAYRGGLIIISHDVEMLDTVVTRVFHLDANRAELDIYNVGWKPYLQQRETDEKRRKRELQNAQKKAAALLTQADKMRAKATKATAAQNMARRAERLLASVEGERQHDKVAKLRFPTPAACGRTPLRAEGLSRSYGSLEIFTDVDLAIDRGSKVVVLGLNGAGKTTLLRLLAGVDTPDTGEVQPGHGLKLGYYAQEHENLDVERSVLANMKSAAPDLGETEVRKVLGSFLFSGDDVDKPAGVLSGGEKTRLSLAMLVVSAANVLLLDEPTNNLDPASRAEILGALNGYEGAVVLVTHDEGAVDALQPERVLLLPDGVEDHWGPDYLDLVTLA, encoded by the coding sequence ATGATCACCGCTCAAGGCATCGAGCTGCGCGCCGGCTCCCGACTCTTGGTGGAGAACGCCACCTTCCGCGTCGCTCCCGGAGACCGGGTGGGCCTGGTCGGACGCAACGGTGCCGGCAAGACGACGCTCACCAAAGTCCTTGCCGGACAAGGCATTCCGGCCGCCGGCACGGTCACGAGTTCCGGCGAGGTGGGCTACCTGCCGCAGGACCCGCGCACCGGCGACCTGGAGATCCTGGCCCGGGACCGCATCCTTTCGGCGCGTGGACTCGATTCGATCATCCGCGACCTGCGCAAGGCCGAGGCAGGTATGGCGGACGAGGACGAGGAGTTGCGCGAGAAGGCGATGCGTCGTTACTCCCGGCTGGACGCCGAGTTCACCGCGCAGGGCGGGTACGCCGCCGAGTCCGAAGCGGCGTCCATCGCCTCCAGCCTCAGCCTGCCGGAGCGGGTACTGGGCCAGCCGTTGAAGACGCTCTCGGGAGGTCAGCGTCGCCGCGTGGAACTCTCCCGCATCCTGTTCAGCGGTGCGCAGACCCTGCTGCTCGACGAGCCGACCAACCACTTGGACGCCGACTCGATCATCTGGCTGCGCGATTACCTGAAGGCCTACCGGGGCGGTCTGATCATCATCAGCCACGACGTGGAGATGCTCGACACCGTCGTCACCCGCGTCTTCCATCTGGACGCCAACCGGGCCGAGCTCGACATCTACAACGTCGGCTGGAAGCCCTATCTGCAGCAGCGCGAGACCGACGAGAAGCGCCGCAAGCGCGAGCTGCAGAACGCGCAGAAGAAGGCGGCTGCGTTGCTGACCCAGGCTGACAAGATGCGCGCAAAGGCCACGAAGGCGACCGCTGCGCAGAACATGGCACGACGCGCCGAACGGCTGTTGGCCAGTGTCGAGGGCGAGCGTCAGCACGACAAGGTCGCCAAGCTGCGCTTCCCGACCCCGGCCGCCTGTGGCAGGACGCCGCTGCGGGCCGAAGGACTGTCGAGGTCGTACGGATCCCTGGAGATCTTCACCGATGTCGACCTGGCGATCGACCGGGGGAGCAAGGTCGTCGTCCTCGGTCTGAACGGTGCCGGCAAGACGACCTTGCTGCGTCTGCTGGCCGGTGTGGACACGCCCGACACCGGTGAGGTGCAGCCGGGCCACGGACTCAAGCTCGGTTACTACGCGCAGGAGCACGAGAACCTCGACGTCGAGCGCAGTGTGCTGGCCAACATGAAGTCGGCAGCGCCGGACCTCGGCGAGACCGAGGTGCGCAAGGTGTTGGGTTCGTTCCTGTTCAGCGGCGACGACGTCGACAAACCGGCCGGAGTGCTGTCCGGCGGGGAGAAGACGCGTCTGTCGCTGGCGATGCTGGTCGTCTCCGCGGCGAACGTGCTGCTGCTCGACGAACCGACCAACAACCTCGATCCGGCATCCCGAGCGGAGATCCTCGGTGCGCTGAACGGCTACGAGGGCGCCGTCGTCCTGGTGACGCACGACGAGGGAGCCGTGGACGCGCTGCAACCCGAGCGGGTCCTGCTGTTGCCGGACGGGGTGGAGGACCACTGGGGTCCGGACTACCTCGACCTGGTCACTCTCGCCTGA
- the ypfJ gene encoding KPN_02809 family neutral zinc metallopeptidase: MTFNDNAQLDTSQVEGGGGMAPGGIAVGGVGGLILTVIMVLLNGLGGGGGGGGGGGAGGGANPWDLGTQNVAGSNSSVDQSISQCKTGADANRDDTCRVIGTVNSVQDFWTNYLPEYGKQYEPAKTVLYSGSTQTACGTGSSAMGPFYCPLDQKVYIDVSFFQELSSKYGADGGNLAQMYVVAHEYGHHVQNLLGILGRSQQDPQGPNSAAVRTELQADCYGGLWVHHAANTKDANGNTLLQKPTEQDIESALSAAAAVGDDRIQEKSQGRVTPENWTHGSAAARQKWFMVGYETGDIRQCDTFAPATVE; the protein is encoded by the coding sequence GTGACGTTCAACGACAATGCCCAGCTCGACACCTCACAGGTGGAGGGTGGCGGCGGTATGGCGCCCGGTGGCATCGCCGTCGGCGGTGTCGGCGGTCTCATCCTGACGGTCATCATGGTCCTGCTGAACGGCCTCGGTGGAGGCGGCGGTGGAGGCGGCGGTGGAGGTGCCGGCGGGGGCGCCAACCCGTGGGACTTGGGCACCCAGAATGTCGCCGGCAGCAACAGCTCGGTCGACCAGTCGATCTCCCAGTGCAAGACCGGCGCAGACGCCAACCGCGACGACACCTGCCGCGTGATCGGCACGGTCAACAGTGTCCAGGACTTCTGGACCAACTACCTGCCCGAGTACGGCAAGCAGTACGAGCCCGCGAAGACCGTCCTGTACAGCGGCTCCACCCAGACCGCGTGCGGTACCGGTAGCTCGGCGATGGGCCCGTTCTACTGCCCGCTGGACCAGAAGGTCTACATCGACGTCTCCTTCTTCCAGGAGCTGTCGAGCAAGTACGGCGCCGACGGCGGCAACCTCGCGCAGATGTACGTCGTCGCGCACGAGTACGGCCACCACGTGCAGAACCTGCTTGGCATCCTCGGCCGCTCGCAGCAGGACCCGCAGGGTCCGAACTCCGCCGCGGTTCGCACCGAACTGCAGGCCGACTGCTACGGCGGGCTCTGGGTGCACCACGCGGCCAACACCAAGGACGCGAACGGCAACACGCTGCTGCAGAAGCCGACCGAGCAGGACATCGAGTCCGCGCTGTCAGCTGCCGCAGCTGTCGGTGACGACCGGATCCAGGAGAAGTCCCAGGGGCGTGTGACCCCGGAGAACTGGACCCACGGCTCCGCAGCCGCTCGCCAGAAGTGGTTCATGGTCGGGTACGAAACCGGCGACATCCGCCAGTGCGACACGTTCGCGCCGGCCACTGTGGAGTAG
- a CDS encoding intradiol ring-cleavage dioxygenase gives MTDRLRTYEGRVLPKQDEEVVDQGLQFDLTTLSRRRALKVFGFGAGTAVLAACGSGGDSTGASTSNATDSSGSAATSSASLSEIPDETAGPYPGDGSNGPDILQESGVVRRDIRSSIGSARGTAQGVPMTLELTVLDMADSGAAFKNAAVYAWHCDRDGNYSMYSSGVENENYLRGVQIADADGKVTFTSIFPACYSGRWPHIHFEVYPDQDAITDSSKVIATSQVALPKNVCDAVYATSGYERSVTNLAQLSLDSDNVFGDDGGKSQIATATGSPSVGYQVALTVPVDTRTAPSGGGTGR, from the coding sequence ATGACCGACCGACTGCGCACCTACGAGGGCCGCGTGCTGCCGAAGCAGGACGAGGAGGTCGTGGATCAGGGCTTGCAGTTCGACCTGACCACGCTCAGCCGCCGTCGCGCGCTCAAGGTGTTCGGCTTCGGTGCGGGCACTGCGGTACTGGCAGCCTGCGGTTCGGGCGGTGACTCAACCGGTGCGTCGACGAGCAATGCAACCGACTCCTCGGGCAGCGCCGCCACGTCGTCCGCGAGTCTGTCCGAGATCCCGGACGAGACCGCCGGGCCGTACCCCGGTGACGGCTCCAACGGACCGGACATCCTGCAGGAGTCCGGCGTCGTGCGCCGGGACATCCGCAGCAGCATCGGTTCGGCCAGGGGCACCGCGCAGGGCGTGCCGATGACTCTGGAGCTCACCGTGCTCGACATGGCCGACTCCGGCGCCGCGTTCAAGAACGCCGCCGTCTACGCATGGCACTGCGACCGAGACGGCAACTACTCGATGTACAGCTCCGGGGTCGAGAACGAGAACTACCTGCGCGGCGTGCAGATCGCCGACGCCGACGGCAAGGTCACCTTCACCTCGATCTTTCCCGCCTGCTACTCGGGGCGCTGGCCGCACATCCACTTCGAGGTGTACCCAGACCAGGACGCCATCACCGACTCGTCGAAGGTCATCGCCACCTCCCAGGTCGCGTTGCCGAAGAACGTCTGCGATGCGGTGTACGCCACCTCGGGGTACGAACGGTCGGTCACCAACCTGGCCCAGCTGAGCCTGGACAGCGACAACGTGTTCGGGGACGACGGCGGCAAGTCACAGATCGCCACGGCCACAGGCAGTCCGAGTGTCGGCTACCAGGTCGCACTGACGGTTCCGGTCGACACGCGCACCGCCCCTTCCGGTGGCGGTACGGGTCGGTGA
- a CDS encoding YidC/Oxa1 family membrane protein insertase, with protein sequence MPDFFSPLTALLGTLLAGAHALATTIGLSGAADWVVAIALLTCAVRLVLLPLAISGAKHARAAAKAAPAMRELQAKYAGKRDQESIKAMMQERKAIQVEHGMSAAGCLPVLLQMPVFLSLYHLIMKVTDGKRVGALSNQAVGSAMAVSLFGVGLDSRLNAVSGTQFVVILLIALVAGGATWATQRCFNFSTPAEGDPMAGVLKVMPWLSLVGVVFGAFFVPAGLVLYWMFSNLWTLGQQAVLVRKYGQDAPLTSPMIPDNA encoded by the coding sequence ATGCCTGACTTCTTCTCGCCCCTGACCGCCCTGCTGGGCACACTCCTGGCCGGCGCCCACGCGTTGGCCACCACCATCGGTCTATCCGGCGCTGCCGACTGGGTCGTGGCGATCGCGCTGCTCACCTGTGCAGTCCGTCTGGTCCTGCTCCCGCTTGCCATCTCCGGGGCCAAACACGCCCGGGCCGCGGCGAAGGCCGCACCCGCCATGCGCGAGTTGCAGGCGAAGTACGCCGGCAAGCGGGACCAGGAGAGCATCAAGGCGATGATGCAGGAGCGCAAGGCCATCCAGGTCGAGCACGGCATGTCGGCCGCAGGCTGCCTGCCGGTGCTGCTGCAGATGCCGGTCTTCCTCTCCCTGTACCACCTGATCATGAAGGTGACCGACGGCAAGCGGGTCGGCGCCTTGAGCAACCAGGCGGTCGGATCAGCGATGGCCGTATCGCTGTTCGGCGTCGGTCTCGACTCACGGCTCAACGCGGTGAGCGGCACTCAGTTCGTAGTGATCCTGCTGATCGCGCTGGTCGCCGGCGGGGCAACCTGGGCCACCCAACGATGTTTCAACTTCAGCACCCCGGCCGAAGGTGACCCGATGGCCGGCGTGCTGAAGGTGATGCCCTGGTTGTCCCTGGTGGGCGTGGTCTTCGGTGCCTTCTTCGTTCCGGCGGGCCTGGTCCTGTACTGGATGTTCTCCAACCTGTGGACGCTCGGCCAGCAGGCCGTCCTGGTGCGCAAGTACGGCCAGGACGCGCCGCTGACGTCACCGATGATTCCCGACAACGCGTAA
- a CDS encoding metal-sulfur cluster assembly factor → MTDVQTPPNVADVEEAMRDVVDPELGINVVDLGLVYGITVDGDNNTVIDMTLTSAACPLTDVIEDQTHQALEGLVSSTRINWVWMPPWGPDKITDDGREQLRALGFNV, encoded by the coding sequence ATGACCGACGTACAGACCCCGCCCAACGTGGCGGACGTGGAAGAGGCGATGCGCGACGTCGTCGACCCCGAGCTCGGCATCAATGTCGTCGACCTCGGCCTCGTCTACGGCATCACCGTCGACGGCGACAACAACACCGTCATTGACATGACGTTGACCTCGGCGGCCTGCCCGCTGACCGACGTCATCGAGGACCAGACCCACCAGGCGCTTGAGGGGCTCGTCTCCTCGACCCGGATCAACTGGGTCTGGATGCCGCCTTGGGGCCCGGACAAGATCACCGACGACGGGCGCGAGCAGCTTCGCGCCCTCGGCTTCAACGTCTAG